Proteins from one Sphaeramia orbicularis chromosome 17, fSphaOr1.1, whole genome shotgun sequence genomic window:
- the tmem53 gene encoding transmembrane protein 53 — protein sequence MADNEIDYNIVFPDAGTSERHWQGTKEPVVILLGWAGCKDKHLSKYSSIYNEQGCVTIRYTAPLKTVFISESFGYKELSSTALKLLEILYDYEVENSPIFFHIFSNGGFMLYRYIVELLHSDKQFSSLCVIGALVDSAPGSGNVRGALRALTATLGPKISPVLRYVLLALFAVTVFMLRVVLYPVTKYIHKNHYDAVQDRPPSWPHLYLYSRADQVIRHRDIEVFMENFRLKGVPVEHFDFVSSPHVGHFRDFPEQYARKCRDFLVACMKDLEGTEVKRRHLIQSQ from the exons ATGGCGGACAATGAAATAGATTATAATATCGTGTTTCCAGATGCGGGGACATCGG AGAGGCACTGGCAGGGGACAAAGGAGCCAGTTGTGATCCTGTTGGGTTGGGCTGGATGCAAAGACAAACATCTCTCCAAGTACAGCTCCATTTACAACGAACAG GGGTGTGTCACCATCCGCTACACAGCTCCACTGAAGACAGTCTTCATCTCAGAGTCTTTTGGCTACAAGGAGTTGAGCAGCACAGCCCTGAAGCTGCTGGAGATCCTCTATGACTATGAAGTGGAGAACAGTCCTATTTTCTTCCACATATTCAGTAATGGAGGCTTTATGCTGTACAGGTACATCGTAGAGTTGTTACACAGTGACAAACAGTTCAGCTCCCTGTGTGTGATAGGGGCCTTAGTGGACAGTGCCCCCGGCAGTGGGAACGTACGTGGGGCCCTGCGTGCACTGACAGCCACCCTGGGGCCCAAAATAAGTCCTGTCTTGAGGTACGTCCTGCTAGCACTGTTCGCAGTGACTGTTTTCATGTTGCGGGTGGTGTTGTACCCAGTGACCAAGTACATACACAAGAACCACTATGACGCCGTACAGGACAGACCGCCGTCCTGGCCTCATCTGTACCTGTACTCCAGAGCCGACCAGGTCATCAGGCACAGGGACATTGAAGTATTCATGGAGAACTTCAGGCTCAAAGGTGTCCCGGTGGAGCATTTTGATTTTGTTTCCAGTCCCCATGTTGGTCATTTTCGGGATTTTCCTGAGCAGTATGCTCGTAAGTGCCGTGATTTCCTGGTTGCTT